The sequence below is a genomic window from Xylocopa sonorina isolate GNS202 chromosome 15, iyXylSono1_principal, whole genome shotgun sequence.
GAATGCCGTGTAACGGGAATCTTTTCAGCCCGTGAGAAGAAGTCCTGCGCGTGGTGTGTCCAAAGGATTCGTTCGGAGGATTCGATTCCCCTCCTCCCCTCCTGTAATCTGGTCTGAATCCATCCGATACGGGAGGACGGACCGTTCCCATTCCCAAATTCAATGAAAAAACCTAGGAAACCCTCGTCAGTCGATTTTTATCCAGAGACAAGAAGACGCGACGTCGACAAAGATGGGATTTAAGGTTCTGGTTACCGGCGAGATTAAAACGTAAGGCGCTTACGGCGAAACGCGAGTTTCTAAATCCTCGTAAACCGGCTGATTTACGGAAAAATGTAATCTAGAAGCGCAGGATTTACTTTTAACGAGGATCTCTGTTCACGCATAATTTACAGACGGGAAACGATTTCTTTCTTCAGTAGTAATTTATTTTCATAGTTTAGGGGCTATGTACAGGCTTCCGAGCTACTATTTACAAATAAATACAGTGGCTGGCGTCACGAACCGCGCCGTACAcctctcttttctcttttttttctcggtGATAGGAACTCTTTTACAGTCTGTTCGTTACGCGTTGAGCAAGGAGTTATTTAATTAACAGTCTATTACATACAAAAATATCCGAGAATCTGTACACTCTTCGATAGCTTCCGGCTGCTACACATATTTCGCTTACATAGTCCCTACTTGGATACACCGTTTGTACATTTCTCCGATACATACGTTTCACGGAATCGCAAACTATTGCCGTTGTGGGATAACAACTCTTGTAAAGACATGTACACACATTTAGAAACTATTTTACACGACACAGGTTGTTCGATCTTACGTCTACGTGGAAGAAGAATTTTTACACCGCCGTTCGGAGAACTAGACGACGGATTCAATTTTCACTGCAGCCACGCGTCACGATAATCCAGCGACGATAATCTTTACGCCTGGTTCCCTTAATCAACCCGTAGAATCCGCCCGTTCCACGTCCGAACGGACATATCCCTGAGTTTGTCAATGTTGACGATCCCCCGTCAACATTCGTCCACTCGTCGAGCCGAAATGCAGCCCTCTTCAAACTTCCTCAGCCTCGACGTTCTTTCCTTTTCTACAGACCTTCGCCAAACCGAGGATGACAACTAAAAGAAGCGCAGAACCGCAGGCGGCGTAGATGTCCCAAGGATACAGGTCCTGAAGGGTCTTCTCTATCCTCTTAGCTTGAACGGAATTCGGCCTGGTGTCCACCTCGATGGGGAAGCTGCCAGGCCCGTCGTTCGAGGCGATCCTGACGAGGTATTTCGTCCCGGGCAGCAGAGAAATCTGCGCGGAATTCGAGTCTGTCACTTGATTTCCCATAAGACCTCCCGTCTCGGGCTCCCAGGACACCACGTACGATTCCTTCGCCCCTGAATGATCCTTATCCACCCTGTCGTTGTAAGCGTTGCTCGTCGATGGTGTGTTGTCGGCCTCCAAATCGTCGGAACGATCGTCTTTCCTTCTGAAGAAGAACCTGCGGAATATCTCGTCGGAGATTTGAGAGTCCTCCTGGTTCCTCCATTCCGCGAGCACTTTCTCGCCGTACTTCTCCAGGAAGAACTGTCTCACGCGATTGTTGAATCGAACCTGCTCCAACGATCTCTGTTTCTGAAGCTGAGCTTGCACATCCTTCCAGGAGATCGTCGCCTCGTACAGAGCACCTTCTCTCAACGATTCCAGCTTTGGGAACCATTCTTGCCAACTGTAATGCTTCACGCCGTCCTCCATCGCGACGATGATCCAGGTATCCGGTCTTAGATTGGGAACGCGGTCTCCCGTGTAGTATCCGGCGACTCTCCATTGCTTGTACACTTTGCGCATCACCACTGCGACGTCGAATTTGTCCAGAGTGATGGGTGCCTTCTTGGGCGCTGATAGCATGGAGGGCAGATACTTCTCTTCGACTCTGGTCTTGCGAAAAGTGCAGGATGTTTGGCAGGCTGGACACTGAAAAGGATACCAATTGTGAGTTTCGTTCTCTTCTATTTCTCTTGAAAAGAGAGATTCGCGTACGAATGGAAGACAATCTATTATTCCATATTATCTAAATCTATTATAGAACAGAGATTATCCGGTAGCCATTCGAAAAGTGCATTAGAGGGGCACTAATTAACGATCGTCCTAAAAGAGTCATCCTTTTTATCTAGCCAAAATCGAGGAACCGCCCCTTTTAACCATCGATTCAAACATTCGTCGTAACATGGTAGTCGACCGTTTCCCAAATATTTGACAAAGATTCTTATCTGCGCGGGGGTCGATACGCGGACAGTTTGAACTCGAACACGACTCGTGGCATAGCCGCTCGATCTTCCGTGAAAATCGACAGGTAGTCGGTTCCAAGGATTTTTCCCAGCCCGTAAGTCTTCGCGGCGGAACTCCCTTTATCGAAAGGTCCCCTTTTCTTCTCGTCCCGTCGCCGTTCGTTCTACACCGCTTTCTTTCTTTCCGTTGGCTTTGAAATTTCCAGAGTTAACCCTCGCGCTTGATCGATCCGAATTTTCCGCCGTTTCGGACACGGTCGAGATTTCAGGACGGAAATCGAAAAGAAGAAATTACGCGTAGCTCCGCGGGTGTTTCAGTGGAACACTCTTACGAGAATCCTCGTACGCAGAAATCTCCTCTTATGAGAACGAGTTAAGAACGAGCTCGAAGTTGCCCCGAGACAGGCCACAATTTCCTCCCGACACGAGTTCCCCCGTGTTTCCCCATCGCGAACAAGGGGCCGAAAATTCTCTCTGCGCGGTACAACCTCCCCTAATCCAAAAGGCTGCTTCACCCGTAAATTTACTTACATATAGATACAGGTCGCCCTCGCAAATGGTTCTCGTCTTCTCCCACTGGTTCTCGAGGGCCTCGCAGTACTGCCAGCACTGTAACACGTACACAAGAGCGGTTGAACAGAGAGGCAagcgggagagagggagagaaagagagagaagaaaaaacaaCAACGTACACACGTGAAAGAAGCGAACGTGGGGAGGTTTCAGCGTCGAACAAAAAGCTCTTGCACGCACGGGTAAAAAGGAACGATGGTACACGAGGGGGATGAAGAGGGAACGACGACGCGCGGCCAAGGAAAGGGAGAATAAGAACCATCGGCTGGACCGTTGAATCGAGCGATTTAAGCGAAGAGGACCGAGGGAGGAAGGGGGTGCGCAACCAGAaacaggagaaaaaaaaagacggAACGTACGGGGAAGAAAGATAAAGACAGAGggagaggaaaagagagggagCGAGAAGGGGAGAGAGGGAGGTAGGCCGAATTAGCTCCAACCTGTTTCAGGCATAACAGGCACCGTCGTTGTTGTCTTCATATTTATTGGGGTACCGTCTCTCGTGGAGCCCTGTTTCCAACTCTTTTTTCTCCTCCTCTTTTCGAAGGAAAGACAGAGGgcggagagggaaagagagaaccCTTTACCTCGTCCCCCCCTCCCGATTATCCTTCATCAAGATGTGTTCCTTCTAAGTCCGGCTGCTTCGTAGAAACGCCGTAGGTATATACCCCTCTTTCGCGCTAATGACGCCTTCA
It includes:
- the LOC143430799 gene encoding uncharacterized protein LOC143430799; translated protein: MEIPWFLFLVWCATLVTGFDLGPIVRIAQCRSQCLRKHTAEGTCDWYTGPQHLPTTCSMCWQYCEALENQWEKTRTICEGDLYLYCPACQTSCTFRKTRVEEKYLPSMLSAPKKAPITLDKFDVAVVMRKVYKQWRVAGYYTGDRVPNLRPDTWIIVAMEDGVKHYSWQEWFPKLESLREGALYEATISWKDVQAQLQKQRSLEQVRFNNRVRQFFLEKYGEKVLAEWRNQEDSQISDEIFRRFFFRRKDDRSDDLEADNTPSTSNAYNDRVDKDHSGAKESYVVSWEPETGGLMGNQVTDSNSAQISLLPGTKYLVRIASNDGPGSFPIEVDTRPNSVQAKRIEKTLQDLYPWDIYAACGSALLLVVILGLAKVCRKGKNVEAEEV